The following are from one region of the Scyliorhinus canicula chromosome 26, sScyCan1.1, whole genome shotgun sequence genome:
- the il1b gene encoding interleukin-1 beta isoform X2 → MRTETGPVTIATVEHEPRRTFSVKRTKDSRLTSPTTCPQIKVPESSPNLTETDGACCRAERGSYQLKITGTSSAISAVGSASLSLEQAVMLVLAVEKFKLKLKRPSRDGWVYDGPSLTDADLLGNFDALLEDAITCTSYGEVEQAACSFRFMRSEQEHLTDDQDRSLILSENLQLLAMSLQQSKDAVQLDVRYYKTTPTTEDDLPVVMAISNQNLFLSCVGTQDSPRVQLEKWDRKLQNISSTTDLLRFVFFKKVSSSGLHFELESAMYRGWYVSTSRRNRQPIELDEKKNHKRITIFTAD, encoded by the exons ATGAGAACAGAAACCGGACCTGTGACCATTGCAACAGTTGAACATGAACCACGAAG AACCTTCAGCGTCAAACGCACCAAGGATTCACGGCTCACGTCTCCGACTACCTGCCCCCAGATCAAG GTCCCCGAGAGCTCGCCCAACCTAACGGAGACGGATGGTGCCTGTTGCCGAGCCGAGCGAGGGAGTTACCAGCTGAAGATCACGGGCACGTCCTCGGCCATCTCCGCCGTCGGCAGCGCCAGCCTCTCGCTGGAGCAGGCCGTCATGTTAGTCCTGGCCGTGGAGAAGTTCAAACTGAAGTTGAAACGGCCCTCCCGTGACGGCTGGGTATATGACGGACCTTCCCTCACGGATGCCGACTTGCTTGGGAATTTCGATGCGCTCCTGGAAG ATGCCATCACCTGCACCAGCTACGGCGAAGTCGAGCAGGCGGCCTGCTCTTTCAGGTTCATGCGGAGCGAACAGGAGCACCTGACGGACGATCAGGATCGATCCTTGATCCTCTCGGAGAACCTCCAGCTCCTGGCTATGTCCTTACAGCAGTCAAAGGATGCAG TTCAGCTGGATGTGAGGTACTATAAGACGACGCCAACCACTGAGGATGATTTACCCGTCGTCATGGCAATCAGCAACCAGAATCTATTCCTCTCTTGCGTGGGAACACAAGACAGCCCCAGAGTGCAGCTGGAG AAATGGGACAGGAAGCTGCAGAACATCAGCAGCACCACCGATCTGCTCCGTTTCGTGTTCTTCAAGAAAGTCTCGAGCTCTGGCCTGCACTTTGAGCTGGAATCGGCCATGTACCGAGGCTGGTATGTCAGCACCTCCAGGAGGAACAGGCAACCCATCGAGTTGGATGAGAAAAAGAATCACAAGCGGATCACCATCTTCACAGCTGATTGA
- the il1b gene encoding interleukin-1 beta isoform X1, producing the protein MDWQLSQGQNVPAGNREKNRTFSVKRTKDSRLTSPTTCPQIKVPESSPNLTETDGACCRAERGSYQLKITGTSSAISAVGSASLSLEQAVMLVLAVEKFKLKLKRPSRDGWVYDGPSLTDADLLGNFDALLEDAITCTSYGEVEQAACSFRFMRSEQEHLTDDQDRSLILSENLQLLAMSLQQSKDAVQLDVRYYKTTPTTEDDLPVVMAISNQNLFLSCVGTQDSPRVQLEKWDRKLQNISSTTDLLRFVFFKKVSSSGLHFELESAMYRGWYVSTSRRNRQPIELDEKKNHKRITIFTAD; encoded by the exons AACCTTCAGCGTCAAACGCACCAAGGATTCACGGCTCACGTCTCCGACTACCTGCCCCCAGATCAAG GTCCCCGAGAGCTCGCCCAACCTAACGGAGACGGATGGTGCCTGTTGCCGAGCCGAGCGAGGGAGTTACCAGCTGAAGATCACGGGCACGTCCTCGGCCATCTCCGCCGTCGGCAGCGCCAGCCTCTCGCTGGAGCAGGCCGTCATGTTAGTCCTGGCCGTGGAGAAGTTCAAACTGAAGTTGAAACGGCCCTCCCGTGACGGCTGGGTATATGACGGACCTTCCCTCACGGATGCCGACTTGCTTGGGAATTTCGATGCGCTCCTGGAAG ATGCCATCACCTGCACCAGCTACGGCGAAGTCGAGCAGGCGGCCTGCTCTTTCAGGTTCATGCGGAGCGAACAGGAGCACCTGACGGACGATCAGGATCGATCCTTGATCCTCTCGGAGAACCTCCAGCTCCTGGCTATGTCCTTACAGCAGTCAAAGGATGCAG TTCAGCTGGATGTGAGGTACTATAAGACGACGCCAACCACTGAGGATGATTTACCCGTCGTCATGGCAATCAGCAACCAGAATCTATTCCTCTCTTGCGTGGGAACACAAGACAGCCCCAGAGTGCAGCTGGAG AAATGGGACAGGAAGCTGCAGAACATCAGCAGCACCACCGATCTGCTCCGTTTCGTGTTCTTCAAGAAAGTCTCGAGCTCTGGCCTGCACTTTGAGCTGGAATCGGCCATGTACCGAGGCTGGTATGTCAGCACCTCCAGGAGGAACAGGCAACCCATCGAGTTGGATGAGAAAAAGAATCACAAGCGGATCACCATCTTCACAGCTGATTGA